The region AATTGttctttgtcagtttttttttttatttgcctgtCGTGGGTTTGTTTCTAGGGGGAGCTGAAGACTGCACTGGGTTTTCTTGCCAAAGAAAATGGACAGCTGGATTACATGATCCAACAACAGACAACTGAAATCACTAAAACTGAGgtatcaaagtgtgtgtgtgtatgtataaaaaaaattatatttatatagtacaaAGAACACAACAAATCACTGTTTTATAGTCAcaatatatgaatgttttttattctctctttctctctatttagGATAAATCCAGAACTTTATCAGCCCAGATCTCTGCTCAGTTTGAAGAAATGCACCAGTTCTTAAGACAAAAAGAGGATGAGGTCAAGCAGCGGTTGGGGAAGGAGGAGAAGAAAGTTATAGAATTTATGCAGAATAATCAGTCAGTGATAAACAGACGGTTCATGGAGAACAAAGAGAAGGAGATTATTCTGCAATCAGCCATGGAGATTGAGGAACCTGATCACTTTCTACAGGTCACAGTTACCTGACAGTGTCATTTTTAAagggttttgttttttaaagggacagttttgtttttaaaaaacattattatttatttataatctattGGGATCTATTATAATGTATTACCTTTGAGTTTTCAATTACAGTTATGCTTTACattgtacataataaataaagtgtatttgTCTGCAGTGGTGGAATGAAAAAGGATTTCCAATGACAAAGAACATGAAGCAGAAAGCCGACATGACACCATCAAATATCAAGTAAATAAAGCACAATGATGCTACAGTTGTTGAGATCTGAATGATATCAGTGTGTAGGGTAAAAATGAAGCTGCTCTATGCTGACGTTCTCTATAACTTCAGGTACACATCAACAGTGAAAGATCTTACTGTGCTTCCCGACTCTCTCTTTCTCGGCCCTCATGAAACTCACCTGCAGTTCTTTGTGTGGAAGGAGATGCTGGGATCCATCAAACCAGGtgaagaatatgacaaaacaCACATTGTAAAACTCGGCTAAAGTGAAAAAAGATTTGCATTCATgctaaattacttaaattactaaaacctCTCATTCAACaagtaatttgtcttttaataatGTTTCTGGCTGTGTCTGTGCTGTAGTTCCTGAGAGTTTGACCTTGAAAAATCCTGGACAGTCATACTTAAAAGTGTCTCCAGGGGGCGCCAGAATCCGACAAGCTGACAGAGCCACTGTTCTGTATAAAAACTTCAACCCTGGGACAGTTTCAGAGGAAAACTTCCAAGCTGGCCAGCACTACTGGGAAATAGAGGTCAGAGAAAAGCCAGACTGGACTGTGGGAGTAAAG is a window of Carassius auratus strain Wakin chromosome 16, ASM336829v1, whole genome shotgun sequence DNA encoding:
- the trim108 gene encoding tripartite motif containing 108 isoform X2, giving the protein MQASLGPSACPECRTPYDEEDLKSSRLLRNMTSTVREHLAELKLDESTPKEGNATLKLSETEGMLMCSEHDEKLKLFCETDQKLVCVICRDGDKHKGHVFKPVKEAAQISKGELKTALGFLAKENGQLDYMIQQQTTEITKTEDKSRTLSAQISAQFEEMHQFLRQKEDEVKQRLGKEEKKVIEFMQNNQSVINRRFMENKEKEIILQSAMEIEEPDHFLQWWNEKGFPMTKNMKQKADMTPSNIKYTSTVKDLTVLPDSLFLGPHETHLQFFVWKEMLGSIKPVPESLTLKNPGQSYLKVSPGGARIRQADRATVLYKNFNPGTVSEENFQAGQHYWEIEVREKPDWTVGVKMGSEKELSAAKSAESEILLHLKHSKGYVLSCDGKDTTLNTRDKPQKIGLYLDCDRKQVSFYNADDMSHLAQINYSSKQPCCLTLVPGLYLDGMNSDPLSVCSYEFSTGNH